In one window of Azoarcus olearius DNA:
- a CDS encoding phage virion morphogenesis protein yields the protein MADRIAIELDVAPVLAHLDRLLRAAGPEGMAPALREIGEDLVEATKRRFETSTAPDGSRWVPNSEATFLHYLGRSKSNFGKDGRLSGKGAGRAMGKKPLVDSGVLQDTIRYQVEGLDLFVGTNRFSGEWDGGAAVHQFGSRDGRIPARPFLGLDESGIVAVLEVLERHLLSTASQS from the coding sequence ATGGCAGACCGAATTGCAATCGAACTGGACGTGGCGCCGGTGCTGGCCCATCTGGATCGCCTGCTGCGCGCAGCCGGCCCCGAGGGCATGGCGCCGGCGCTCCGCGAGATCGGCGAAGACCTGGTTGAAGCGACGAAGCGCCGGTTCGAGACGAGCACCGCGCCGGACGGCAGTCGCTGGGTGCCGAACAGCGAGGCCACGTTCTTGCACTACCTGGGGCGAAGCAAGAGCAACTTCGGCAAGGACGGGCGCCTCTCCGGCAAGGGCGCTGGCCGTGCGATGGGTAAGAAGCCGCTCGTGGACAGCGGCGTGCTGCAGGACACGATCCGATACCAGGTCGAAGGCCTCGACCTCTTCGTGGGGACCAACCGGTTCAGCGGGGAGTGGGATGGCGGGGCTGCGGTGCATCAGTTTGGTAGCCGGGATGGGCGTATCCCGGCGCGGCCGTTTCTGGGTTTGGACGAGTCGGGCATCGTGGCGGTTCTAGAGGTGCTCGAGAGACATCTCCTGTCGACTGCAAGTCAAAGTTAA
- the terL gene encoding phage terminase large subunit: MKSSRKSFLADLANLAASFRARIEAEVTGFDPDPAECQKRRKKAWDDFEYFIGTYFPHYVRSPHKSELHRYLFARLSEIVASEKSETDAIAAPRGEAKSTLVSQLFVLWCLITGRKRYPVIVMDSIDQAYPMLEAIKAELEFNPRLQMDFPEAVGQGRVWQAGTIVTRGDAKVQVAGSGKKLRGLRHGPYRPDLAVLDDIENDEQVRNPDQRDKLQSWLTKTVLPLGGAGAKFDVVYIGTILHYDSVLNRTLANKLWRSAKFKALLKWPDRMDLWERWEERLRNEGEDEADAFYQEHRDAMEAGAQCSWAARPLLALMKIRARDGHDTFDSEYQNDPVAGDNAPFAKVITFWVNRLREWIFFGACDPSLGKAGASRDPSAIGVGGYNRATGILDVVEAGIKKRLPDRIIEDVIAYQAEYRCLLWVIETVQFQAFLYSELVKRAAARGIHVPARGVQPLTDKLLRIESLQPHMANGLIRLHPSQTTLIDQLRHFPKADHDDGPDMLQMLWMAATTAGVGASGFQSLGRHGRNEAHDDVGGFESRRMF, translated from the coding sequence GTGAAGTCTAGTCGAAAGTCATTCCTCGCCGACCTCGCCAACCTCGCCGCGTCCTTCCGCGCGCGGATCGAGGCCGAGGTCACCGGCTTCGATCCGGATCCGGCCGAGTGTCAAAAGCGCCGCAAGAAGGCGTGGGATGACTTCGAGTACTTCATCGGCACCTACTTCCCGCACTACGTCCGCAGCCCCCACAAGTCGGAGCTGCACCGTTACCTGTTCGCCCGCCTGTCGGAGATCGTCGCCAGCGAGAAGAGCGAAACCGACGCGATCGCTGCGCCGCGCGGCGAGGCCAAGAGCACGTTGGTGTCGCAGCTCTTCGTGCTGTGGTGCCTGATCACCGGCCGCAAGCGTTACCCGGTCATCGTCATGGACAGCATCGACCAGGCGTATCCGATGCTGGAGGCGATCAAGGCCGAGCTGGAGTTCAACCCGCGCCTGCAGATGGACTTCCCCGAGGCCGTCGGCCAGGGTCGGGTGTGGCAGGCCGGCACCATCGTTACCCGTGGCGATGCCAAGGTGCAGGTGGCCGGCTCCGGCAAGAAGCTGCGCGGCCTGCGCCACGGCCCGTACCGGCCCGACCTGGCCGTGCTCGACGATATCGAGAACGACGAGCAAGTGCGCAACCCTGACCAGCGCGACAAGCTCCAAAGCTGGCTGACAAAGACAGTGCTGCCGTTGGGCGGCGCCGGCGCCAAGTTCGACGTGGTGTATATCGGCACCATCCTGCACTACGACTCAGTGCTCAACCGCACGCTGGCCAACAAGCTGTGGCGGTCCGCGAAGTTCAAGGCGCTGCTGAAGTGGCCGGACCGCATGGACCTCTGGGAGCGCTGGGAAGAGCGCCTGCGCAACGAGGGCGAAGACGAGGCCGACGCGTTCTACCAGGAACACCGCGACGCGATGGAAGCCGGCGCCCAGTGCAGCTGGGCCGCCCGCCCGCTGCTCGCGCTGATGAAGATCCGCGCCCGCGACGGCCACGACACCTTCGACAGCGAATACCAGAACGACCCGGTCGCCGGCGACAACGCGCCCTTCGCCAAGGTCATCACCTTCTGGGTGAATCGCCTACGCGAGTGGATCTTCTTCGGCGCCTGCGACCCGTCACTCGGCAAGGCCGGCGCCAGTCGCGACCCGTCGGCGATCGGCGTCGGCGGCTACAACCGCGCCACCGGCATCCTCGACGTGGTCGAGGCCGGCATTAAGAAGCGCCTGCCCGACCGGATCATCGAAGACGTGATCGCCTACCAGGCAGAGTACCGCTGCCTGCTTTGGGTAATCGAGACGGTTCAGTTCCAAGCGTTTCTGTACTCGGAGCTGGTGAAGCGCGCTGCGGCGCGCGGCATCCACGTGCCGGCGCGCGGGGTGCAGCCGCTCACCGACAAGCTGCTGCGCATCGAAAGCCTGCAGCCGCACATGGCCAACGGCCTGATCCGGCTCCACCCGAGCCAGACCACGCTGATCGACCAGCTGCGCCACTTCCCCAAGGCCGACCACGACGACGGCCCCGACATGCTGCAGATGCTGTGGATGGCGGCGACGACGGCGGGGGTGGGCGCGAGCGGGTTTCAGTCGCTGGGCCGGCACGGCCGCAACGAGGCCCATGACGACGTCGGCGGGTTCGAGTCGCGGAGGATGTTCTGA
- a CDS encoding DUF935 domain-containing protein gives MAQIIDQHGNPIDTGLLREPQTARIAALQHELVQSQLDGLTPAKAARILRDADQGDIVAQHRLFDDMYDRDAHLRCEYDKRRGALLTLDWSIEPPEGAGAREKMLAARIEALLRDAVDDLEDLIDQMMEAPGHGFAAIEIEWQRIEGEWIPKFHPRPQTWFRTDITRRELRLNDGTADGAVPTPMGWVMHQHRKVKTGYLGRAGLFRAVLWPFLYKAYAIGDFAEFLETYGLPIIVGKYMAGATPEEKASLMRAVTALGHDARAIMPDGMSLEIQKITGGGEGSHHLNMVAWADGAQSKAILGQVLSAEAKATGLGSGVADLHAEVRHDILVADARQVAGTLTRDLVYPLIVLNGGGIDSYRRCPRWVFDLGEAEDMAAYADALPKLAQGGARIPVSWVHTKLRIPEAEEDEAVFGAPPAAEPPPPVGALPPADQAALAARWHRAALAQPGVRPAPDPADLTNGALGREAEAQILAWRDDIEAMLAQADSLEEFREQLLARYAGLPAEQMVSVLAIALAAMNLAGRSEVQDGR, from the coding sequence ATGGCCCAAATTATCGACCAACACGGCAACCCCATCGACACCGGCCTGCTGCGCGAGCCGCAGACCGCGCGCATCGCAGCGCTGCAGCATGAGCTGGTGCAGTCGCAGCTCGACGGCCTGACGCCGGCCAAGGCGGCCCGCATCCTGCGCGATGCCGACCAGGGCGACATCGTCGCCCAGCACCGCCTCTTCGATGACATGTACGACCGCGACGCCCACCTGCGCTGCGAGTACGACAAGCGCCGCGGCGCGCTACTCACGCTGGACTGGTCCATCGAGCCGCCGGAGGGCGCCGGCGCGCGCGAGAAGATGCTCGCCGCCCGCATCGAGGCGCTGCTGCGCGACGCGGTCGATGACCTGGAAGACCTGATCGACCAGATGATGGAGGCGCCCGGCCACGGCTTCGCTGCCATCGAGATCGAGTGGCAGCGCATCGAGGGCGAGTGGATTCCGAAATTCCACCCGCGGCCGCAGACCTGGTTCCGGACCGACATCACGCGCCGCGAGCTGCGGCTCAACGACGGTACGGCCGACGGCGCGGTGCCGACGCCCATGGGCTGGGTGATGCACCAGCACCGCAAGGTGAAGACGGGCTACCTCGGCCGCGCCGGGCTGTTCCGCGCCGTGCTGTGGCCCTTCCTCTACAAGGCCTATGCGATCGGAGATTTCGCCGAGTTCCTGGAGACCTACGGTCTGCCGATCATCGTCGGCAAGTACATGGCGGGCGCCACGCCCGAGGAGAAAGCAAGCCTGATGCGGGCAGTGACGGCCCTCGGGCACGATGCCCGCGCCATCATGCCCGACGGCATGTCGCTGGAGATCCAGAAGATCACCGGCGGCGGCGAGGGTAGCCACCACCTCAACATGGTGGCCTGGGCCGACGGCGCGCAGAGCAAAGCCATCCTCGGCCAGGTGCTCAGCGCCGAGGCCAAGGCCACCGGCTTGGGCAGCGGCGTCGCCGATCTCCACGCCGAGGTACGCCACGACATCCTGGTGGCCGACGCGCGACAGGTGGCCGGCACGCTGACCCGTGACCTGGTGTATCCGCTGATCGTGCTCAACGGCGGCGGCATCGACAGCTACCGCCGCTGCCCGCGGTGGGTGTTCGACCTGGGCGAGGCCGAGGACATGGCCGCCTACGCGGACGCGCTGCCCAAGCTCGCACAGGGCGGCGCGCGGATTCCCGTGAGCTGGGTGCACACCAAGCTGCGCATTCCCGAGGCGGAGGAGGATGAGGCGGTGTTTGGTGCTCCGCCGGCGGCGGAGCCTCCGCCCCCCGTTGGGGCGCTGCCGCCGGCCGATCAGGCTGCGCTCGCGGCCCGCTGGCATCGCGCCGCGCTGGCACAGCCCGGAGTCCGTCCCGCGCCAGATCCCGCCGACCTCACCAATGGAGCACTGGGCCGCGAAGCCGAGGCGCAGATCCTCGCCTGGCGCGACGACATCGAGGCGATGCTGGCCCAGGCCGACAGCCTCGAAGAGTTCCGCGAGCAGCTGCTCGCGCGCTACGCCGGCCTGCCCGCCGAGCAGATGGTGAGCGTGCTCGCCATCGCGCTGGCCGCGATGAATCTGGCGGGCCGTAGCGAGGTGCAGGATGGCCGCTGA
- a CDS encoding phage minor head protein gives MADTRLEGALSLPFAEQLQFFRRKLNLPTDTWQDIWQEAHDRAFVVAGATKADLLADLREAVDKAIATGTTLETFRKDFRRIVAQRGWTGWTGEGSNAGEAWRTRVIYETNLRTSYAAGRYAQLTDPALLAERPYWRYVHNDSVLSPRPLHKRWGDMRLTLRHDHPFWRTHFPPNGWGCRCRVTAAVAPQAGDATEAPDGWNTAGGNGSLPGIDKGWAYAPGANSTRPLRELVEQKLLNLDAPIGAAMWAELQPAIAAEQRLALADMIDRVALAMQAGGEAALVSAVSPEVVTALAELGHPMQSADIWLRDTELLHALRDTKTNRQASLPLQVWRDLPRLLDAADVYYDAEDPALAYAIDVAGTVGKVLVRINYRDKVKDSQGKRSKVTSNFVRTGGVVEAGDLQQARYIKL, from the coding sequence ATGGCAGATACCCGCCTCGAAGGCGCCCTTTCGCTTCCCTTTGCCGAGCAGCTGCAGTTCTTCCGCCGCAAGCTCAACCTGCCCACCGATACGTGGCAGGACATCTGGCAGGAAGCTCATGATCGCGCCTTCGTCGTCGCCGGCGCCACCAAAGCCGACCTGCTGGCCGATCTGCGCGAGGCAGTAGATAAGGCCATCGCCACCGGCACCACGCTCGAAACCTTCCGCAAAGACTTCCGCCGCATCGTCGCGCAACGCGGCTGGACGGGCTGGACGGGGGAAGGCAGCAACGCCGGCGAGGCCTGGCGCACGCGCGTCATCTACGAGACCAACCTGCGCACCAGCTACGCCGCAGGCCGCTACGCTCAGCTCACCGATCCGGCGCTGCTCGCCGAGCGGCCTTACTGGCGTTACGTCCACAACGACAGCGTGCTCAGCCCCCGGCCGTTGCATAAGCGCTGGGGCGACATGCGGCTGACGCTGCGCCACGACCACCCCTTCTGGCGCACGCACTTTCCGCCCAACGGCTGGGGCTGCCGCTGCCGCGTCACCGCAGCCGTTGCGCCGCAGGCCGGCGACGCCACCGAAGCGCCCGACGGATGGAACACGGCAGGCGGCAATGGGAGCCTTCCCGGGATCGACAAGGGCTGGGCCTACGCGCCGGGCGCGAACTCGACACGGCCGCTGCGCGAACTGGTCGAACAGAAGCTGCTCAACCTGGACGCTCCCATCGGTGCCGCTATGTGGGCTGAGCTGCAGCCCGCCATCGCTGCCGAGCAGCGCCTTGCGCTCGCGGACATGATCGACCGCGTCGCGCTCGCAATGCAGGCCGGGGGAGAGGCCGCGCTGGTCTCCGCCGTGTCGCCGGAGGTTGTCACCGCCCTGGCCGAGCTGGGCCACCCGATGCAGAGCGCCGATATCTGGCTGCGCGATACTGAGCTGCTGCACGCACTCCGGGACACCAAGACGAACCGCCAAGCGTCGCTGCCGCTCCAGGTATGGCGGGATCTACCGCGGCTACTCGACGCAGCCGACGTGTATTACGACGCGGAAGACCCCGCGCTGGCGTATGCGATCGACGTCGCAGGCACCGTGGGCAAGGTACTCGTGCGGATCAATTACCGGGACAAGGTGAAGGACAGCCAGGGCAAGCGCTCGAAGGTAACGTCCAACTTCGTCCGCACTGGCGGCGTCGTCGAGGCCGGCGATTTGCAGCAGGCTCGTTACATCAAGCTGTAG